In the genome of Polaribacter sp. MED152, one region contains:
- a CDS encoding EamA family transporter — MIYLLLSILISTGLFVIFKYFGIYKIDVLKAIFINYIVAFILGFTFAERDFSVVEIPSQPWFYGALFLGALFVSIFFVMAMTAQKNGVSVASVAGKMSVVIPVFFGVFLYNESVTVLKILGIIIALVAVYLASVKDDKAASKNAGLLFPVLLFLGSGTIDTTLKYVETNYVDKADVSLFSGSLFAIAAFFAGTILLIKAVKSKSKFGIKNVIAGLVLGVPNYFSIVFLIKALQTEGFESSTLFTINNVGIVIVSTLVGILIFKEQFSLKNKLGVALAIVGIVIVAIA; from the coding sequence AAATATTTTGGCATTTATAAGATTGATGTTTTAAAGGCTATTTTCATCAACTATATTGTAGCTTTTATTTTGGGGTTCACTTTTGCAGAAAGAGATTTTTCTGTGGTTGAAATTCCTAGCCAACCCTGGTTTTATGGCGCTTTATTTTTGGGTGCACTATTTGTGTCAATCTTTTTTGTTATGGCAATGACAGCACAAAAAAATGGAGTTTCAGTAGCTTCTGTTGCAGGTAAAATGTCTGTTGTAATTCCTGTTTTTTTTGGTGTTTTCTTGTATAATGAATCAGTAACCGTACTTAAAATTTTAGGTATAATTATAGCTTTGGTGGCAGTTTATCTGGCCTCTGTTAAAGACGATAAAGCAGCATCAAAAAATGCAGGACTTTTGTTTCCTGTGTTACTTTTTTTAGGATCAGGTACTATAGATACTACCTTAAAATATGTAGAAACTAATTATGTAGATAAAGCTGATGTATCTTTATTTTCTGGAAGCTTATTTGCAATTGCTGCTTTTTTTGCAGGGACAATTTTACTGATAAAAGCAGTAAAGAGTAAATCAAAATTCGGAATTAAAAATGTTATAGCTGGTTTAGTTTTAGGGGTGCCTAACTATTTTTCTATCGTTTTTTTAATCAAAGCTTTGCAAACAGAAGGTTTTGAAAGTTCTACGCTTTTTACTATAAATAATGTAGGTATTGTTATTGTTTCTACTTTGGTAGGGATCTTAATTTTTAAAGAGCAGTTTAGTCTCAAAAATAAGTTAGGTGTAGCTTTAGCCATTGTTGGAATAGTAATTGTAGCCATTGCATAA
- a CDS encoding YigZ family protein produces MSLDSYKTIDEPTKETLFKDRNSKFFGFAFPVKSEDDVKICLEEVRKIHYAARHFCYAYQIGVEDIKYRANDDGEPNNSAGMPIYGQIQSFVVTNILIVVVRYFGGTKLGVGGLINAYKTSAQITLEASNIVEKTIDVFFQLNFEYDMMNKVMRILKEKNINLESQKMELACEYVISIRKKEVKTVFEIFDNLYKVSIKKLEA; encoded by the coding sequence ATGAGTTTAGATAGCTATAAAACTATTGATGAGCCTACTAAGGAAACACTATTTAAGGATAGAAATAGTAAGTTTTTTGGTTTTGCTTTTCCTGTGAAAAGTGAAGATGATGTTAAGATCTGCTTGGAGGAAGTTAGAAAAATACATTATGCTGCACGTCATTTTTGCTATGCATATCAAATAGGAGTAGAAGACATTAAATACAGGGCAAATGATGATGGTGAACCTAATAACTCTGCAGGAATGCCTATCTATGGTCAAATACAATCTTTTGTGGTAACAAATATTTTAATAGTTGTTGTTAGATATTTTGGCGGTACTAAGTTGGGTGTAGGTGGTTTAATTAATGCCTATAAAACATCTGCTCAAATTACTTTAGAAGCATCAAACATAGTAGAGAAAACAATTGATGTATTTTTTCAATTGAATTTTGAATATGACATGATGAATAAAGTAATGCGAATTCTAAAAGAGAAAAACATCAATTTAGAAAGTCAAAAAATGGAGCTGGCTTGTGAATATGTGATTTCTATCAGAAAAAAAGAAGTGAAAACCGTATTTGAAATTTTCGATAATCTGTATAAAGTTAGCATCAAAAAACTAGAAGCCTAA
- a CDS encoding thioesterase family protein, whose amino-acid sequence MKKSSTKTRVRYSETDQMGVVYHGNYAQYFELGRTEWLRNLGITYKGMENNGIMLPVISLTCNFKKSALYDDVLTITTFLVKKPMVKIDFNYEIVNEQNEMICTGKSTLAFINMKTEKPIKCPDYLLEKLGF is encoded by the coding sequence TTGAAAAAATCATCAACAAAAACTAGAGTTCGTTATTCAGAAACAGATCAAATGGGTGTAGTATACCATGGTAATTATGCACAATATTTTGAACTTGGAAGAACTGAATGGCTTCGAAATCTGGGTATTACCTATAAAGGTATGGAAAATAATGGCATTATGTTGCCTGTAATATCATTAACCTGTAATTTTAAAAAGTCGGCTTTGTATGATGATGTACTAACTATCACCACTTTTCTCGTTAAAAAGCCAATGGTTAAAATTGATTTTAATTATGAAATAGTTAATGAACAAAATGAAATGATTTGTACAGGAAAATCAACTTTAGCTTTTATAAATATGAAAACAGAAAAGCCAATAAAATGCCCTGACTATTTATTAGAAAAATTAGGCTTCTAG
- the dnaA gene encoding chromosomal replication initiator protein DnaA, giving the protein MSYTAESVWTDCLSFIKDNIKPQAYKTWFEPIKPVKLSGEALTIQVPSKFFYEWLEEHYIKLLRVALVRQLGNDAKLIYDVKMENNYSSNRPQIVKIPSSNRDPLKPQRVTVPLESNKRELRNPFIIPGLQKVKIESQLNPNYSFANFVEGDSNRLARSAGMAVANKPGGTSFNPLLIYGGVGLGKTHLSHAIGVDIKDKYPDKTVLYISSEKFTQQFIDSVKSNTRNDFIHFYQMIDVLIIDDVQFLSGKAGTQDVFFHIFNHLHQNGKQVILTSDKAPVDMQDIEQRLLSRFKWGLSAELQAPDYETRISILQNKLFRDGVEMPEEIIEYIAKNIKSNVRELEGVIISMIAQASFNRREFSIELAKQIVDKFVKNTKKEVSIDYIQKEVSKYFDMDVATLQSKTRKRHIVQARQLAMFFAKRLTKTSLASIGNQIGQRDHATVLHACKTVDNLTETDKQFKKYVDDLTKKLTF; this is encoded by the coding sequence ATGAGTTATACTGCTGAATCCGTTTGGACAGACTGTTTATCTTTTATAAAAGATAATATTAAGCCACAAGCCTATAAAACATGGTTTGAACCTATAAAACCGGTTAAACTTTCTGGAGAAGCATTAACGATTCAAGTACCTAGTAAGTTTTTTTATGAATGGTTAGAAGAGCATTACATTAAATTATTGCGTGTTGCATTAGTAAGACAATTGGGTAATGATGCCAAATTGATTTACGATGTAAAAATGGAAAACAATTATAGCAGTAATAGACCGCAAATTGTTAAAATCCCTAGTTCTAATAGAGATCCTTTAAAACCACAGAGAGTTACTGTACCTTTAGAATCTAATAAAAGAGAATTAAGAAATCCGTTTATTATTCCTGGTTTACAGAAAGTAAAAATTGAATCGCAATTAAATCCTAATTATAGTTTTGCAAATTTCGTAGAAGGAGATTCTAACAGATTAGCACGTTCAGCAGGTATGGCTGTTGCCAACAAACCTGGTGGAACATCATTTAATCCATTATTAATTTATGGTGGAGTTGGTTTAGGTAAAACGCATTTATCGCATGCAATTGGTGTTGATATTAAAGACAAATATCCAGACAAAACTGTTTTGTATATTTCTTCAGAGAAATTTACGCAGCAATTTATAGACTCTGTAAAGTCTAATACTAGAAATGATTTTATTCATTTTTATCAAATGATTGATGTCTTAATTATAGATGACGTTCAATTCTTATCAGGTAAAGCTGGTACACAAGATGTATTCTTTCATATTTTTAATCATTTACATCAAAATGGTAAACAGGTAATTTTAACTTCGGATAAAGCGCCTGTAGATATGCAAGATATAGAGCAGCGTTTATTATCTAGATTTAAATGGGGTTTATCAGCAGAATTGCAGGCACCAGACTACGAAACTCGAATTTCTATTCTTCAAAACAAATTGTTTAGAGATGGTGTAGAAATGCCAGAAGAAATTATAGAATATATTGCTAAGAACATAAAATCTAATGTTAGAGAATTAGAAGGGGTTATAATTTCTATGATTGCTCAAGCTTCTTTTAACAGAAGAGAATTTTCTATTGAGTTAGCAAAACAAATTGTAGATAAGTTTGTAAAAAATACTAAGAAAGAAGTTTCTATAGATTACATTCAGAAAGAAGTATCTAAATATTTTGATATGGATGTAGCTACTTTACAATCTAAAACAAGAAAACGTCATATTGTACAGGCGCGTCAATTAGCTATGTTTTTTGCAAAAAGATTAACTAAAACTTCATTGGCAAGTATTGGTAATCAAATTGGGCAAAGAGATCATGCCACTGTTTTACATGCTTGTAAAACTGTAGATAATCTTACAGAAACAGACAAGCAATTTAAAAAATACGTAGACGATCTTACAAAGAAGTTAACCTTCTAA
- a CDS encoding low molecular weight protein-tyrosine-phosphatase, with protein MTKVLMVCLGNICRSPLAEGILQSKINTDTIFVDSAGTAAYHVGNLPDERSIAVAQKYGIDITNQRARKFTSKDFDEFDFIYAMDESNYQNIVSLARNSEDEKKVHLILNESQPNQNLSVPDPYYGGKDGFENVYQMLDEACTVIASKL; from the coding sequence ATGACTAAAGTACTTATGGTTTGCTTGGGGAATATTTGTCGTTCACCATTAGCAGAAGGTATTTTGCAATCTAAAATTAATACAGATACAATTTTTGTTGATTCTGCAGGAACAGCAGCTTATCATGTGGGTAATTTGCCTGATGAACGTTCAATAGCAGTTGCTCAGAAATATGGAATTGATATTACGAATCAAAGAGCAAGAAAATTTACTAGCAAAGACTTTGATGAGTTCGACTTCATTTATGCTATGGATGAAAGTAATTATCAAAATATTGTAAGTCTTGCCAGAAATAGCGAAGATGAAAAAAAAGTACATTTGATTTTAAACGAATCTCAACCTAATCAAAATTTATCTGTTCCAGATCCTTATTATGGTGGAAAAGATGGTTTTGAAAATGTTTATCAAATGTTAGATGAAGCCTGCACTGTAATCGCTTCTAAGTTATAA